A genomic segment from Hypomesus transpacificus isolate Combined female chromosome 13, fHypTra1, whole genome shotgun sequence encodes:
- the LOC124476125 gene encoding uncharacterized protein LOC124476125 — protein sequence MSTAKENPCRKFQANIFNKSKCQNCFKPRELHLLTDQDLNQAKPIYGGWLCLAPEGTDFDNPNQRSRKWQRRFFVLYEHGCLRFALDESPSTLPQGTVNMNLCSDVIDAEPRTGQKNALCIITPEQEYFIRGENKEIINGWTEQLVVYPRTNKQNQKKKRKVEPTTSQEPGPAKVAVTGSGIPEAEKVPDSSSIIWQEELSQREAEGASVWSVADLPALGSPLAPAGEGSSAGRGSDAGSLNGDEADRGGPPLHGAAPHPPHGLLSPTGSCSSLGGLPRCLSPAPSDPFPSGSSLLSNGSHISGSVSSLDSDASGSTVASTESHPRQPHGSHVDTPRARRLEAEARKAEKRSRARSPEREAAVFSPERSRSGVIEKLEALELENAERMEVEEAGRGGGGRQGRSEHRRFHREEQRHDPGQGLDFPSTLPPLRRAKSLDRRTTESVMTPDLLNFKKGWMVKLDEQAQWKKYWFVLTDHSLRYYKDSIAEEASDLDGEIDLSTCYNVTEYQAQRNYGFQIHTQEGVHTLSAMTAGIRRNWILAVMKNVRPSSTAPDVASSTEDHGSFAPSEALSRPDVTHDFPSSSEASSAEREPGQGPKKSRARERRREGRSKTFDWAEFRPIAQAMAQQRAQEAEPLQADPGDPERSRRREERRKRYESVTGSSAEPAGGERAPGEGPAGPASVDRHQKVEEVIEQHWQQVENTPIREERRVPLPSALQTRDTAELEKLLESYKKGVEELKGQLDSCHHQLLDSNQHKQELELQLRTALDREQHVRTGYISPLEHPTGLDADVAAQMKRPELVSSQAQSLTKKYQETKELLQLQELKKRNMQAQLGLSLSHTSAEEPSLSEPPKTPSPEIPPPDLVQKTVSFVIHDSADRILKIEELTAGQPLTLSVLVTILRSLEGVSQEVDRQGSCQKLLDTWKHQQEAENETIKKSLAKAGESIRNYESRLLTMEDMLGRVHKQKVESLKNPYGPLCKIEDHPEMHEITIGTLSQRVELLTCQNAALTQRYQEMLNQLTEADREIDRLKAELSALQEGKRHLLLVEELNRVKEQLAESEASAIDREYYERELNEKSHRLHEALVTLEMLGDSLKDTERRLQLKEATLRGLGFHMEDGRADPSQLEGERLREQLAATEAKLAETDELLQSTEGRCRELQAQNAELKTRCEEAVWVGSRKLLEAQNERRTTQTGSGEEGIASRAREEATAHVVDEERMQTDEKQVVDDGVIQEVVGDLKMKSVALSTVLEMLVKVDCNVEKMRSDWRSTLLSTDRLETAGEERVEVSERLVEMLVAGVEFWSQLLGAIKVSPGCSQSEPSFERRVAERMVAEKSALILVSRRAPQMKVDGEETMSELVSDTVVLKDLVETLREKVRLFTQIASAVTMSTNSKLMSLILASFSGSPQKRWSEYLSDAMTEAHNSYLLSRLKFQHVLQPNASQVQTGSSDCPNCLWLQNQNRDLQCKLQDLQNRLSDKESQRGDDQTTTPKTHIQIEGEPIDSLDKAIQLQDMIAKHKKELREVKDVYEREAEKLRQEVAMAGETLRLLSEENVKEIDSLTVCMENLKRKHEAERGNILERFQGEMEELRSVLGPGGDAPDGPEGRGAPPTESSPSTLKERLQELVAQVLALTEEMRRREQQGDTTTLRLKYEKDLESLKATCERGFTAMEESHQRVVDELLRKHQRELENLQEEKDRLLAEETAATISAIEAMKNAHRSELEKELEKARKTGNNTENADIEEIRRQHEEELCSFQREIEVLSEQYSQKCLENAHLAQALEAERQALRQCQRENQELNAHNQELNNRLAAEITKMRSMTSEEGDCCTLVQGKELYELEVMLRVKESEVQYLKQEINSLKDELQAAQRDKKYATDKYKDIYTELSIVKAKAERDLGRLRDQLQLAHEALGEPSLEEVERGGYDIMKSKSNPDILKMAAAAAKRSERTMRSKSLKEGLTAEQRLHLFDNKDTKDF from the exons CCCAGCACGCTTCCCCAGGGCACGGTGAACATGAACCTTTGTTCGGACGTCATCGATGCAGAGCCCCGGACGGGCCAGAAGAACGCCCTGTGCATCATCACCCCCGAGCAGGAGTACTTCATCAGGGGAGAAAACAAAGAGATTATCAATgg CTGGACTGAACAGCTGGTGGTGTACCCCCGGACCAACAAGCAGAACCAGAAAAAGAAACGCAAGGTGGAGCCTACCACCTCCCAG GAGCCGGGCCCAGCCAAGGTGGCGGTGACTGGCTCGGGGATCCCAGAGGCAGAGAAGGTTCCAGACTCAAGCTCCATCATCTGGCAGGAGGAGCTGAGCcagagggaggcggagggggcgTCCGTGTGGTCCGTGGCCGACCTGCCCGCGCTGGGCTCCCCGCTGGCCCCCGCAG GCGAGGGCTCCTCTGCAGGGCGCGGCTCGGACGCCGGCTCCCTGAACGGCGACGAGGCGGACCGCGGCGGCCCGCCGCTCCACGGCGCCGCCCCGCACCCCCCCCacggcctcctctcccccacggGCTCCTGCTCCAGCCTGGGGGGCCTCCCGCGGTGCCTCTCCCCGGCCCCCAGCGACCCCTTTCCCTCCGGCAGCTCGCTGCTCTCCAACGGCTCCCACATCAGCGGCTCGGTCAGCTCCCTGGACTCGGACGCCAGCGGCAGCACGGTGGCCTCCACGGAGAGTCACCCGCGCCAGCCGCACGGCAGCCACGTCGACACGCCGCGGGCGCGCCGCCTGGAGGCGGAGGCCAGGAAGGCGGAGAAGAGGAGCCGGGCGCGGAGCCCGGAGAGGGAGGCGGCCGTGTTCAGCCccgagaggag tcGCTCCGGTGTGATCGAGAAGCTGGAGGCCCTGGAGCTGGAGAACGCTgagaggatggaggtggaggaggcagggaggggcggaggaggcaggcagggccgCAGCGAGCACCGACGCTTCCACAGAGAG gagCAGAGGCATGACCCTGGCCAGGGCCTGGacttcccctccaccctgccccccctcagGAGAGCCAAGTCCCTGGACCGCCGCACCACCGAGTCTGTGATGACC CCTGATCTACTGAACTTCAAGAAGGGCTGGATGGTGAAGCTGGACGAGCAAGCCCAG TGGAAGAAGTATTGGTTCGTGTTGACCGATCACAGTCTACGCTACTACAAGGACTCCATCGCTGAGGAG GCCTCAGACCTGGACGGGGAGATCGACCTGTCCACCTGCTACAACGTCACGGAGTACCAGGCTCAGCGCAACTACGGCTTCCAGATCCAC ACCCAGGAGGGCGTGCACACCCTGTCGGCCATGACGGCAGGAATCCGCAGGAACTGGATCCTGGCGGTCATGAAGAACGTgaggccctcctccacagccccggATGTGGCCAG CTCCACTGAGGACCACGGCTCCTTCGCCCCCTCGGAGGCCCTGTCGAGGCCCGACGTGACCCAcgacttcccctcctcctccgaggCCTCCTCCGCGGAGCGGGAGCCCGGCCAGGGCCCCAAGAAGAGCCGGGCGCGCGAGCGCCGGCGCGAGGGCCGCTCCAAGACCTTCGACTGGGCCGAGTTCCGACCCATCGCCCAGGCCATGGCCCAGCAGCGGGCCCAGGAGGCCGAGCCCCTGCAGGCCGACCCGGGAGACCCCGAGCGGAGCCGtcggagggaggaaaggaggaagaggtacGAGTCCGTGACCGGCTCCTCCGCGGAGCCGGCG gggggggagagggcccCGGGGGAGGGCCCTGCGGGGCCGGCGTCTGTGGACAGGCaccagaaggtggaggaggtgatcgAGCAGCACTGGCAGCAGGTGGAGAACACGCCCAtacgggaggagaggagggtccccCTGCCGTCGGCTCTGCAGACCAGGGACACGGCCGAGCTGGAGAAACTGCTGGAGAGCTACAAGaaaggg gtaGAAGAGCTGAAGGGACAGCTGGACAGCTGTCACCACCAGCTGCTGGACTCCAACCAGCACaagcaggagctggagctgcAACTGAGGACGGCTCTGGACAGAGAGCAGCACGTCCGCACGGGATACATCTCCCCT CTGGAGCATCCGACCGGTCTGGATGCCGATGTTGCGGCCCAGATGAAGAGGCCTGAACTGGTTAGTTCTCAGGCTCAGAGCTTGACAAAGAAGTACCAGGAGACCAAAGAGCTCCTGCAGCTGCAAGAACTGAAAAAGCGCAATATGCAGGCACAGCTTGGCCTCTCGCTTTCTCACACCTCCGCCGAGGAACCTTCCCTTTCTGAACCCCCAAAAACACCCAGTCCGGAAATCCCTCCCCCCGACCTTGTCCAGAAAACAGTTAGTTTTGTCATCCACGATAGCGCAGACAGGATTCTTAAGATAGAGGAATTAACAGCAGGCCAGCCACTAACCCTAAGTGTGTTAGTTACGATCCTGCGATCACTTGAGGGTGTGAGTCAGGAAGTGGATAGACAGGGTAGCTGTCAGAAGCTTCTGGACACATGGAAGCATCAGCAGGAGGCGGAGAACGAAACCATAAAGAAGAGCTTAGCCAAGGCAGGCGAAAGCATCCGAAACTACGAGTCTCGTCTTTTGACCATGGAGGACATGCTGGGGAGGGTTCATAAGCAGAAGGTGGAGAGCCTCAAGAACCCGTATGGCCCTCTCTGCAAGATCGAAGACCACCCGGAAATGCACGAGATCACCATCGGGACGCTGTCACAGAGGGTCGAGCTGCTGACCTGCCAGAACGCAGCGCTGACGCAGCGCTACCAGGAGATGCTGAACCAGCTCACGGAGGCGGACAGGGAGATAGACCGGCTGAAAGCGGAGCTGAGCGCCCTGCAGGAAGGGAAACGGCACCTGCTGCTCGTGGAGGAGCTGAACCGCGTCAAGGAGCAGCTGGCCGAAAGCGAGGCCAGCGCGATCGACAGGGAGTACTACGAGAGAGAGCTCAACGAGAAGTCCCACAGGCTCCATGAAGCCCTGGTCACGTTGGAGATGTTGGGAGACAGTCTGAAGGACACGGAGAGGAGACTGCAGCTGAAGGAGGCCACGCTGAGAGGCCTGGGGTTCCACATGGAGGACGGCCGGGCGGACCCGTCCCAGCTGGAGGGAGAGCGACTCAGAGAGCAGCTGGCCGCCACGGAGGCCAAGCTGGCCGAGACTGACGAGCTCCTCCAGTCCACTGAGGGGCGCTGTAGGGAACTCCAAGCCCAGAACGCAGAGCTTAAAACCAGGTGTGAGGAGGCTGTTTGGGTCGGTAGTCGGAAGCTTCTAGAGGCGCAGAATGAAAGACGGACGACGCAAACCGGGTCAGGGGAAGAGGGGATAGCAAGTAGGGCTAGAGAAGAAGCGACGGCACATGTTGTTGATGAAGAACGGATGCAGACGGACGAGAAGCAGGTTGTAGACGACGGGGTTATACAGGAAGTAGTAGGGGACCTCAAGATGAAGTCGGTGGCCCTCAGCACGGTGTTAGAGATGCTGGTGAAGGTAGACTGTAACGTGGAGAAGATGCGTAGCGATTGGAGAAGCACTTTACTTAGCACGGATCGCCTTGAGACTGCAGGAGAGGAGCGAGTCGAAGTGAGTGAGAGGCTGGTGGAGATGTTGGTAGCGGGAGTGGAGTTCTGGAGCCAGCTGCTAGGCGCTATTAAGGTCAGCCCCGGATGCTCACAAAGTGAACCTTCCTTTGAAAGGCGTGTTGCCGAGCGGATGGTGGCAGAGAAGAGTGCTCTGATTTTGGTGAGCCGGCGAGCACCTCAGATGAAGGTTGACGGCGAAGAGACAATGTCTGAGTTGGTGTCCGACactgttgttttgaaagatcttGTGGAGACTTTACGAGAGAAAGTGCGTTTGTTCACCCAAATTGCCTCCGCCGTCACCATGTCGACCAACAGCAAGCTAATGTCCTTGATTCTAGCTAGCTTTTCAGGCAGTCCCCAGAAACGTTGGTCGGAGTATCTGTCGGACGCCATGACGGAGGCTCACAACTCCTATCTCCTCAGTAGGCTCAAGTTCCAACATGTCCTACAGCCGAACGCCAGCCAGGTTCAAACTGGCAGCTCCGACTGTCCAAACTGCCTTTGGCTTCAAAACCAGAACAGAGATCTCCAATGCAAACTGCAAGACCTTCAAAATCGTCTGTCAGACAAGGAAAGCCAAAGAGGAGACGACCAAACAACAacaccaaaaacacacattcaaattGAGGGAGAGCCCATAGACTCCCTGGACAAGGCCATTCAGCTCCAAGATATGATCGCCAAGCACAAGAAGGAGCTGCGTGAGGTGAAGGACGTCTACGAACGGGAGGCTGAGAAGCTCCGGCAAGAAGTGGCCATGGCGGGCGAGACTCTGCGCTTGCTGTCCGAGGAGAACGTGAAAGAGATCGACTCCCTCACCGTCTGCATGGAGAACCTGAAGCGGAAGCACGAGGCCGAGAGGGGGAACATCTTGGAGAGGTtccagggggagatggaggagctgcGAAGCGTGCTCGGCCCGGGAGGAGATGCCCCTGACGGCCCGGAGGGTCGTGGAGCACCGCCCACCgagtcctccccctccaccctcaaagAGCGTCTCCAGGAGCTGGTGGCCCAGGTCTTGGCCCTGACGGAAGAGATGAGGCGGCGCGAGCAACAGGGAGACACGACGACGCTCCGGCTGAAATACGAGAAAGATCTGGAAAGCCTGAAG GCCACCTGTGAGCGGGGCTTCACCGCCATGGAGGAGTCCCACCAGAGGGTGGTGGACGAGCTCCTGCGGAAGCACCAGCGCGAGCTGGAAAAcctgcaggaggagaaggatcGGCTGCTGGCCGAGGAGACGGCCGCCACCATCTCTG CGATCGAGGCGATGAAGAACGCCCACCGGtcggagctggagaaggagctggagaaggcgcGCAAGACCGGCAACAACACGGAGAACGCGGACATCGAGGAGATCCGCAGGCAGCACGA GGAGGAGCTGTGCTCGTTCCAGCGGGAGATCGAGGTGCTGTCAGAGCAGTACTCCCAGAAGTGCCTGGAGAACGCCCACCTGGCCCAGGCGCTGGAGGCCGAGAGGCAGGCCCTCCGCCAGTGTCAGAGGGAGAACCAGGAGCTCAACGCACACAACCAG GAGCTGAACAACCGCCTGGCAGCAGAGATCACCAAGATGCGCTCCATGACCAGTGAGGAGGGAGACTGCTGCACCCTGGTCCAGGGCAAGGAGCTGTATGAGCTGGAG GTGATGCTGAGGGTGAAGGAGTCTGAGGTGCAGTACCTGAAGCAGGAGATCAACTCGCTGAAGGATGAACTTCAGGCAGCCCAAAGA GATAAGAAGTATGCGACGGACAAGTACAAGGACATCTACACAGAGCTGAGCATCGTGAAGGCCAAAGCGGAGCGGGACCTGGGCCGGCTGAGAGACCAGCTGCAGCTGGCCCACGAGGCCCTGGGGGAGCCCtcgctggaggaggtggagcgagGAGGCTAcg ATATCATGAAGTCCAAAAGCAACCCAGACATTCTCAAGATGGCCGCTGCCGCCGCCAAACGCTCAGAGCGCACCATGAGGTCAAAG agtCTGAAGGAAGGGCTGACAGCTGAGCAGAGACTCCACCTGTTCGACAACAAAGACACTAAGGACTTCTGA